In Piliocolobus tephrosceles isolate RC106 chromosome 4, ASM277652v3, whole genome shotgun sequence, the following are encoded in one genomic region:
- the LOC111527481 gene encoding LOW QUALITY PROTEIN: putative neuropeptide Y receptor type 6 (The sequence of the model RefSeq protein was modified relative to this genomic sequence to represent the inferred CDS: deleted 1 base in 1 codon), whose product MEVSLNHPASNTTSTKNNSAFFYFESCQPPSPALFLLLIAYTVVLIGGLFGNLSLIIIIFKKHRKAQNFTSILIVNLSLSDILVCVMCIPFTIIYTLMDHWIFGDTMCKLTSYVQSVSISVSIFSLVLIAVERYQLIVNPRGWKPSVTHAYWSITLIWLFSLLLSIPFFLSYHLTDEPFRNLSLPTDLYTHQVACVENWPSRKDRLLFTTSLFLLQYFVPLAFILICYLKIVICLRRRNAKIDKRRENESRLNENKRINTMLISIVVTFGACWLPLISSMSSLIGIMRC is encoded by the exons ATGGAAGTTTCCCTAAACCACCCAGCATCTAATACAACCAGCACAAAGAACAACTCAGCATTTTTTTACTTTGAGTCCTGTCAACCCCCTTCTCCAGCTTTATTCCTATTACTTATAGCCTATACTGTGGTCTTAATTGGGGGCCTTTTTGGAAACCTCtctctcatcatcatcatctttaagAAGCACAGAAAAGCTCAGAATTTCACCAGCATACTGATTGTCAATCTCTCCCTCTCTGATATCTTGGTGTGTGTCATGTGCATCCCTTTTACTATCATCTACACTCTGATGGACCACTGGATATTTGGGGATACCATGTGCAAACTCACATCCTATGTGCAGAGTGTCTCAATCTCTGTGTCCATATTCTCACTTGTACTCATTGCTGTCGAAAGATATCAGCTAATTGTGAACCCCCGTGGCTGGAAGCCCAGTGTGACTCATGCCTACTGGAGCATCACACTGATTTGGCTGTTTTCCCTTCTGCTGTCTATTCCCTTCTTCCTGTCCTACCACCTCACTGATGAGCCCTTCCGcaatctctctctccccactgacCTCTACACCCACCAGGTGGCCTGTGTGGAGAACTGGCCCTCCAGAAAGGACCGGCTGCTCTTTACCACCTCCCTTTTTCTGCTGCAGTATTTTGTTCCTCTAGCCTTCATCCTCATCTGCTACTTGAAGATTGTTATCTGCCTGCGCAGGAGAAATGCGAAGATAGACAAGAGGAGGGAAAATGAGAGCCGGCTCAATGAGAACAAGAGGATCAACACAATGTTGATTTCCATTGTGGTGACCTTTGGAGCCTGCTGGCTGCCCCTG ATATCTTCAATGTCATCTTTGATTGGTATCATGAGGTGCTGA